One segment of Platichthys flesus chromosome 15, fPlaFle2.1, whole genome shotgun sequence DNA contains the following:
- the LOC133969238 gene encoding dapper homolog 1-like: MSLQGTFEVVLPTLSLPMEAERSRNKELLEASLAGLCELELLKQRQECRVLSALCLGDSRVPVGPPWGALRSARCALDAPDGNASEENGLGIQTRRLQCTPWGLKFSLEQQVAELKVNSQVNTTTLYLGDNRPSSGDVLVTQKKGSPESNNQPVIPSSLLVPEGTQETEIGESWQSDTTRQATVTDAFGVIWNDDPSQEDYQQAQKVENYIFSLIQRRVLPMRPSKPRTSLSHDARVVNVVRQSSSCRKEEQDSLKQVSVQQISTLSQCSEGAASQACQNVDQKCQLGTEFNEEASPLYHNHLLQSVPYQPGFYHKPRQASMVHTSSSTLPDYRSCSVQPAKQDSSNSETDSTLIHNYQPASAVSKSHYPPSPDGQLVNAEYIPAQPCRAYTRAYAQYHSNPQKGSGILKPNRSMFSPEGNQNHEEQQPTASQVQPSRCRGGPKKCRLNEERSGATKRLGKKACRSQSENSLQRAPERKYNSVERDGGESGSGGRGSRSSQSRSKKQQQGSGSCRRWQSSLELSQDEADQLPVPAHVANQREPCPRRTRKSRTHASYVSPHRNHNLLQHSHHHQPMEYQLERDQVPLCKPSENYLHQDQGESESSMSEADSPDSSSLSSDSDESGGLVWPQQLPPQLSLPSPPAPPGAPMQPKAFVKIKASHALKKKILRFRTGSLKVMTTV; encoded by the exons ATGTCTTTGCAAGGCACTTTTGAAGTCGTGCTCCCAACCCTATCTCTGCCGATGGAAGCGGAGCGCAGTCGGAATAAGGAGCTGTTGGAGGCCAGTCTGGCCGGGTTGTGTGAGCTGGAGCTGCTCAAACAGAGGCAAGAATGCCGAGTGCTCAGCGCCCTCTGCCTCGGGGACTCTCGTGTTCCTGTGGGTCCGCCGTGGGGAGCTCTACGGTCGGCCCGTTGCGCCCTGGACGCACCAGACGGCAACGCGTCGGAGGAAAATGGCCTCGGGATTCAGACT agacgTCTCCAGTGCACTCCATGGGgtttaaagttttctttagAACAACAGGTGGCGGAACTGAAGGTGAACTCACAGGTCAATACAACAACACTTTATCTGGGGGATAACAGACCCAGTTCAG GAGATGTCCTTGTAACGCAGAAAAAAGGATCTCCTGAATCAAATAATCAACCTGTGATCCCAAGTTCCCTCTTAGTCCCTGAGGGTACACAAGAGACAGAGATAGGAGAATCATGGCAATCAGACACGACGAGACAAGCCACGGTTACTGATGCCTTTGGGGTGATATGGAATGATGATCCCAGTCAGGAAGATTATCAACAAGCACAAAAAGTAGAGAATTACATATTCAGTCTTATCCAACGCAGAGTTTTACCCATGCGCCCCTCCAAGCCCCGCACCAGCCTCTCACATGATGCCCGAGTTGTCAATGTTGTGAGGCAGAGTAGTTCGTGCCGTAAGGAAGAACAAGATTCACTAAAGCAGGTGTCTGTTCAACAGATCTCAACTCTGTCCCAGTGTTCAGAGGGAGCTGCCTCACAGGCTTGCCAAAATGTGGATCAGAAATGTCAGCTTGGGACAGAGTTTAATGAAGAGGCCTCACCCTTATACCACAACCACCTCCTCCAAAGTGTCCCGTATCAACCAGGATTTTATCACAAGCCAAGGCAGGCCTCTATGGTTCACACATCCAGCTCAACCTTGCCAGATTATCGATCTTGCAGTGTGCAGCCAGCCAAACAAGACTCCAGCAATAGTGAAACCGATTCAACCCTGATTCACAACTACCAGCCAGCTTCAGCTGTGTCAAAGTCTCACTATCCACCTTCTCCTGATGGGCAGTTGGTCAATGCAGAGTATATTCCAGCTCAGCCCTGTCGAGCCTACACCAGAGCTTATGCTCAGTATCACTCCAATCCCCAGAAGGGCTCTGGGATACTTAAACCTAACAGAAGCATGTTTTCTCCAGAAGGAAACCAAAATCATGAAGAGCAGCAGCCAACAGCTTCTCAGGTCCAGCCCTCCCGATGTCGGGGGGGCCCAAAGAAGTGCCGTTTGAATGAAGAGAGAAGTGGTGCCACAAAGAGGCTAGGGAAGAAGGCGTGTAGGTCACAGTCAGAGAACAGCTTGCAAAGGGCTCCAGAGCGCAAGTACAATTCGGTAGAGAGGGATGGTGGAGAAAGTGGGAGTGGTGGAAGGGGAAGCCGGAGTAGTCAATCCAGGAGCAAGAAACAACAGCAAGGAAGTGGTAGCTGTCGGCGCTGGCAGTCCAGTCTTGAGCTCAGCCAAGATGAAGCTGACCAGCTGCCCGTACCAGCACATGTGGCAAACCAAAGGGAGCCTTGTCCTAGGCGCACACGCAAATCTCGTACACATGCATCATATGTCTCTCCACACCGCAACCATAATCTCCTCCAACACTCACACCATCATCAACCCATGGAGTACCAGTTAGAGAGGGATCAAGTGCCACTGTGTAAGCCAAGTGAGAACTACCTTCATCAAGATCAGGGTGAGTCTGAGTCAAGCATGAGCGAGGCTGACTCTCCAGACTCCAGCTCGTTATCCAGTGACTCAGATGAAAGTGGTGGTCTGGTTTGGCCCCAACAACTCCCCCCTCAACTTTCCCTCCCATCACCTCCGGCCCCACCTGGAGCCCCAATGCAGCCCAAAGCTTTTGTCAAGATTAAGGCCTCACATGCCCTTAAGAAGAAGATCTTGCGCTTCCGCACTGGTTCGCTGAAAGTAATGACCACTGTATGA
- the si:ch1073-303d10.1 gene encoding protein LBH-like: MSCIPASHSMSTILSQVESQMEDSSMERRGSRAYQIFPEADKNEDSDSSSYPDDFLYKRERLPSIVVEPTELSELESVAHHWPRQCKMSHNVVEEEESSGDHTEASVDGDQQEEMGIEESSVGRKFSIGPSQSQLSLSRLTPPASPTHLEAAPPCQKS, translated from the exons ATGAGCTGTATCCCTGCCTCACACAG TATGAGCACCATTCTCAGTCAAGTAGAATCTCAGATGGAGGACAGTTCAATGGAGCGAAGAGGCAGCAGAGCCTACCAG ATCTTTCCAGAAGCCGACAAAAATGAAGACTCAGATTCCAGTTCTTACCCTGATGACTTTCTGTATAAGAGGGAGCGTCTCCCCTCTATTGTTGTGGAGCCCACTGAGCTCAGTGAGTTGGAAAGTGTGGCGCATCACTGGCCTCGTCAATGCAAAATGAGCCACAATGTggttgaagaggaggaaagctCTGGTGATCACACAGAGGCCTCTGTGGATGGAGATCAGCAGGAGGAGATGGGGATTGAAGAAAG CTCAGTTGGCAGGAAGTTTTCTATTGGACCGTCCCAGAGTCAACTGTCCCTCTCCCGTCTAACTCCGCCTGCCTCCCCCACCCACCTTGAAGCTGCCCCACCATGTCAGAAGAGTTGA